In the Carassius gibelio isolate Cgi1373 ecotype wild population from Czech Republic chromosome A2, carGib1.2-hapl.c, whole genome shotgun sequence genome, one interval contains:
- the LOC128026167 gene encoding schwannomin-interacting protein 1-like produces MVHQEKCVYQAQRNERESIRQKLALGSFYDDGPVTFTGCSKSSKTCLSSRLQNGVNLQMCFVNDSSSDRDSDAEDSRTETSLDTPLSPMSKQSSSLSDRDTGEEDLDSEDSEFWRLQRRLQEEARVALALARPMARMQVEVERQIQLHRRSPVADLLPHLPHISESLMKRNLRPADLRDMSLGQLQVITNDLHSQIQGLNEELVQLLLMRDELHMEQDAMLVDVEDLTRHAHSQQRHMMEKSLAKAKASCHGRCGSPF; encoded by the exons ATGGTGCACCAGGAAAAATGTGTTTACCAG GCCCAGAGGAATGAGAGGGAGTCCATTAGGCAAAAGCTGGCCCTTGGCAGTTTCTATGACGACGGACCGGTTACCTTTACTGGCTGCAGCAAGAGCAGCAAAACCTGCCTGTCCTCACG GCTTCAGAATGGGGTGAATCTACAGATGTGCTTTGTGAATGACAGCAGCAGTGACAGGGACAGTGATGCAGAGGACAGCAGAACAGAGACCAGCTTGGACACCCCATTGTCACCTATG AGTAAACAGAGTTCCTCACTCTCTGACCGGGATACAGGAGAAGAAGACCTGGACTCAGAGGATTCAGAATTCTGGCGGCTACAGCGGCGGCTGCAGGAGGAGGCCCGTGTGGCTCTGGCGTTGGCCCGTCCCATGGCCCGCATGCAGGTGGAGGTGGAGAGACAGATTCAGCTACACCGCAGGTCCCCCGTGGCAGACCTG TTACCACATCTGCCACACATCAGTGAGAGCCTAATGAAGAGGAATCTGAGGCCTGCGGACCTGAGGGACATGAGTCTTGGACAGTTACAGGTCATCACCAATGACCTACACTCTCAGATACAAG GTCTGAATGAGGAACTGGTTCAGCTGTTGCTCATGAGAGATGAACTACACATGGAACAGGATGCCATGCTGGTAGATGTGGAGGATCTAACCAG GCATGCACATAGCCAGCAGAGGCACATGATGGAGAAGTCCCTAGCCAAAGCAAAAGCATCTTGCCATGGTCGCTGTGGTTCTCCATTTTGA